Proteins from a single region of Pelodiscus sinensis isolate JC-2024 chromosome 29, ASM4963464v1, whole genome shotgun sequence:
- the GSDMA gene encoding gasdermin-A isoform X2: MFYKVTKQLVKQLVPDGDLLPVCNLIDQDHFRPLCLVRRKPKKAFCRTLHYAKTGFRLWDILVPGEDSTHLDVQDSGPITVVDCVDGTLKGSVKVPVDFGRMEAMGAASTYQVKSIKMKKVHVSPANLELLKKERKINMDSSFIKQLRESRENLYVIYEAVQALEETTFFKSNTTEGSILNEIYVHFSLKGTRGSKRAIIIPKDCVLAYRILPLIIADESWDLSYHPGGKTFVADGATEEYDYSYDGGIDDLKTEVENKCAELSQLSTDLRAKFLKSIIAVIIDSDLLQELKFKLEEAFEDADNCELKSDNPDLEDLLNNLQDSAGSINLFLVDPVLYTLHALEELTEDQLLRLAQSVEKKIVPKQLELVKSILKQEASSLDANIISSLQEEELNITKAMIEMDGVKLQRNGLYPIKTGDMAAFAAFSALYVALYALHLLSRSE, encoded by the exons ATGTTCTACAAGGTAACCAAACAGCTGGTAAAGCAGCTGGTTCCAGATGGAGATCTGCTCCCGGTTTGCAATCTTATTGATCAAGATCACTTCCGACCCCTATGCCTAGTTCGAAGGAAACCAAAAAAGGCATTCTGCAGGACTCTCCACTACGCCAAAACAGGATTTAGGCTCTGGGACATTCTGGTACCTGGAGAGGACAGCACACATCTAG atgTTCAGGATTCAGGCCCAATCACTGTTGTGGACTGTGTGGACGGTACATTAAAGGGCAGTGTTAAGGTGCCTGTTGACTTTGGGAGAATGGAAGCGATGGGAGCGGCCAGCACCTATCAAGTGAAGTCCATCAAGATGAAAAAAGTTCATGTCAGCCCAGCAAACCTTGAGTTACTAAAGAAAGAAAG gaaaatcaACATGGACTCTTCCTTCATTAAACAGCTAAGGGAGAGCAGAGAGAACTTGTACGTGATCTACGAGGCTGTACAGGCTTTAGAGGAGACCACATTTTTCAAGTCCAATACCACGGAAGGCAGCATTCTGAATGAGATCTATGTCCATTTTTCATTAAAG GGCACTAGAGGCAGCAAAAGAGCCATAATTATCCCTAAGGACTGTGTCCTGGCCTACAGAATCTTGCCGCTTATTATTGCAGATGAATCATggg ACCTGTCCTATCATCCAGGTGGTAAAACATTTGTTGCAGACG GTGCAACAGAGGAATATGATTATTCCTATG ATGGAGGAATAGATGACCTGAAGACAGAAGTTGAAAATAAATGTGCAGAGCTCTCGCAGTTGTCCACAGATCTGCGTGCCAAATTCTTAAAATCAATCATAGCTGTGATAATAGATAGCGACCTCTTGCAAGAACTCAAATTCAAG CTAGAAGAGGCTTTTGAAGATGCTGACAATTGTGAGCTGAAGAGTGACAATCCAGACTTGGAAGATTTGCTAAACAACTTACAGGATTCTGCAGGAAGCATAAACCTTTTCCTTGTTGATCCAGTTCTCTACACTCTTCACGCACTTGAAG aGTTAACTGAGGATCAGTTACTGCGGCTGGCACAGTCTGTGGAGAAGAAGATTGTACCCAAACAGCTTGAGCTG GTCAAGAGCATCTTGAAGCAAGAAGCTTCCAGCTTGGATGCCAACATAATCTCCTCCCTGCAAGAGGAGGAACTGAACATAACCAAGGCAATGATAGAGATGGATGGAGTGAAGCTGCAGAGAAATGGACTTTATCCCATTAAGACTGGGGACATGGCTGCTTTCGCAGCCTTCAGTGCATTGTATGTAGCCTTGTATGCTTTACATCTTCTGTCTAGGTCAGAGTAG
- the GSDMA gene encoding gasdermin-A isoform X1, with translation MDSPALEVFLWRVVVFKRYVLVQSQLVGLELKVHQAAARMFYKVTKQLVKQLVPDGDLLPVCNLIDQDHFRPLCLVRRKPKKAFCRTLHYAKTGFRLWDILVPGEDSTHLDVQDSGPITVVDCVDGTLKGSVKVPVDFGRMEAMGAASTYQVKSIKMKKVHVSPANLELLKKERKINMDSSFIKQLRESRENLYVIYEAVQALEETTFFKSNTTEGSILNEIYVHFSLKGTRGSKRAIIIPKDCVLAYRILPLIIADESWDLSYHPGGKTFVADGATEEYDYSYDGGIDDLKTEVENKCAELSQLSTDLRAKFLKSIIAVIIDSDLLQELKFKLEEAFEDADNCELKSDNPDLEDLLNNLQDSAGSINLFLVDPVLYTLHALEELTEDQLLRLAQSVEKKIVPKQLELVKSILKQEASSLDANIISSLQEEELNITKAMIEMDGVKLQRNGLYPIKTGDMAAFAAFSALYVALYALHLLSRSE, from the exons ATGGATTCTCCAGCACTTGAAGTTTTCCTGTGGAGAGTGGTTGTCTTTAAAAGATACGTCCTTGTTCAATCACAACTTGTTGGCCTGGAG CTCAAGGTCCATCAGGCTGCAGCCAGGATGTTCTACAAGGTAACCAAACAGCTGGTAAAGCAGCTGGTTCCAGATGGAGATCTGCTCCCGGTTTGCAATCTTATTGATCAAGATCACTTCCGACCCCTATGCCTAGTTCGAAGGAAACCAAAAAAGGCATTCTGCAGGACTCTCCACTACGCCAAAACAGGATTTAGGCTCTGGGACATTCTGGTACCTGGAGAGGACAGCACACATCTAG atgTTCAGGATTCAGGCCCAATCACTGTTGTGGACTGTGTGGACGGTACATTAAAGGGCAGTGTTAAGGTGCCTGTTGACTTTGGGAGAATGGAAGCGATGGGAGCGGCCAGCACCTATCAAGTGAAGTCCATCAAGATGAAAAAAGTTCATGTCAGCCCAGCAAACCTTGAGTTACTAAAGAAAGAAAG gaaaatcaACATGGACTCTTCCTTCATTAAACAGCTAAGGGAGAGCAGAGAGAACTTGTACGTGATCTACGAGGCTGTACAGGCTTTAGAGGAGACCACATTTTTCAAGTCCAATACCACGGAAGGCAGCATTCTGAATGAGATCTATGTCCATTTTTCATTAAAG GGCACTAGAGGCAGCAAAAGAGCCATAATTATCCCTAAGGACTGTGTCCTGGCCTACAGAATCTTGCCGCTTATTATTGCAGATGAATCATggg ACCTGTCCTATCATCCAGGTGGTAAAACATTTGTTGCAGACG GTGCAACAGAGGAATATGATTATTCCTATG ATGGAGGAATAGATGACCTGAAGACAGAAGTTGAAAATAAATGTGCAGAGCTCTCGCAGTTGTCCACAGATCTGCGTGCCAAATTCTTAAAATCAATCATAGCTGTGATAATAGATAGCGACCTCTTGCAAGAACTCAAATTCAAG CTAGAAGAGGCTTTTGAAGATGCTGACAATTGTGAGCTGAAGAGTGACAATCCAGACTTGGAAGATTTGCTAAACAACTTACAGGATTCTGCAGGAAGCATAAACCTTTTCCTTGTTGATCCAGTTCTCTACACTCTTCACGCACTTGAAG aGTTAACTGAGGATCAGTTACTGCGGCTGGCACAGTCTGTGGAGAAGAAGATTGTACCCAAACAGCTTGAGCTG GTCAAGAGCATCTTGAAGCAAGAAGCTTCCAGCTTGGATGCCAACATAATCTCCTCCCTGCAAGAGGAGGAACTGAACATAACCAAGGCAATGATAGAGATGGATGGAGTGAAGCTGCAGAGAAATGGACTTTATCCCATTAAGACTGGGGACATGGCTGCTTTCGCAGCCTTCAGTGCATTGTATGTAGCCTTGTATGCTTTACATCTTCTGTCTAGGTCAGAGTAG
- the ORMDL3 gene encoding ORM1-like protein 3 produces MNVGTAHSEVNPNTRVMNSRGIWLSYVLGIGLLHVVLLSIPFFSVPVVWTLTNLIHNMSMYIFLHTVKGTPFETPDQGKARLLTHWEQMDYGVQFTASRKFLTITPIVLYFLTSFYTKYDRIHFIINTISLMSVLIPKLPQLHGVRIFGINKY; encoded by the exons ATGAACGTGGGGACGGCCCACAGCGAGGTGAACCCCAACACCCGCGTCATGAACAGCCGAGGCATCTGGCTCTCCTACGTGCTGGGGATTGGCCTGCTGCACGTGGTCCTCCTCAGCATCCCCTTCTTCAGCGTCCCCGTGGTCTGGACACTCACCAACCTCATCCACAACATG AGTATGTACATCTTCCTGCACACCGTGAAGGGGACGCCCTTCGAGACGCCGGACCAGGGCAAAGCCCGCTTGCTCACGCATTGGGAGCAGATGGACTACGGGGTGCAGTTCACGGCGTCGCGCAAGTTCCTGACCATCACGCCCATCGTGCT GTATTTCCTCACCAGCTTCTACACGAAATACGACCGGATACACTTCATCATCAACACCATCTCCCTCATGAGCGTCTTGATCCCCAAGCTGCCCCAGCTCCACGGAGTCCGGATCTTTGGGATCAACAAGTACTGA